AAGTCGGCGAACCAGCTATATTCCGGATGGCAGATGGGCACTTGTAATACAAGCTCTGCCGGGATTTCAACCAGCTTCGGTTTATTTTGATTGATTTGCACGACGAGCGGCAATATATCAAAATTCGTTCCCTGCCCTTTCCAGCCAAGTGTCTCACAGTATTCTGTAAAGGAGATGGAATCAGGATCTCCTACTATTCCATATTTTGTATTATAGCCAGCATAACGAAGCAATTGATGATTCAAAATATGGAAAGACTCGCCTGCTTTCTCTTGCGGAAATACAGTGATAGTCGGCCTTATTTTTCCCCCATTAGTTGCATACTCCATATGTTCAAATAATGAATTAATCATTTCCTCTTCCGATCGTACAGATCTCCTATCGATTACATGGAGATTCTTCCAAAATAATCTGCCGATACAGCGATTGCTGTTTCTCCAGGCAAGCATTGCACCATATGCCAGTTCTTCATATGTATGCTCATAGTATCCTTGGGATAAAATTTGCGATTTTATTTCTGCCAATCTACCTTCAATCCGATCATTTTGCTCCCATTCAGAGTAGCATAATTGAATAAAGGCTGAAGCTTCCTCGAATAAATCAATTTCCAACGAAAGTCCTCCTGTTTTAAAAAGTCTTTTTTATATTTTACAATTTTATGGAGAAAAACCATCATTTCAAAAACCGTCGGACAAGCTTGAGCTGCTGATCTGTATATGGAGGAAAGAGGTCTGTCATCTTTAAGCTTTTTCCCCTTTTTAAAACACTTCTCTTATGGGAAAAAGCCTCAAAGCTGTAGATACCATGATAGGAACCAATACCTGAGGTTCCAACGCCTCCGAACGGCAAATTAGGATTTGCCAAATGTGTCAGTGTATCATTTATGCTGACACCGCCAGATGGGACAGTGTTTAGCCAATACTCTTCCTCCATCTTATTTTGTGTGAAAATATACATCGCGAGAGCCTTTGGCATGCTTGTTACCTTTTTTACTGCTGCCCTTTTTTCTGAATAGCCGATAATCGGCAAGATTGGTCCAAAGATTTCATCCTGCATGGAAGGTGAATCCCAGTCAGCACTTATTATTGTTGGCTCAAGGAACCTTTCGTCTTCCTTCCCGCCACCGCCATGCACAATGCTTCCTTCTTCCGCTTTCATAATTTGCTGAAGCCGCGCAAAATGCCTCATATTAACAATTCTTCCGAAATGCTCACTTCTTTCAACTGATTCTCCATAAAAACGAGTTATCGTCTTTTTCATTTCCTCGATAAGTTCATCTTTTATACGTTCATGTGCTAACACATAATCTGGAGCGACACAGGTTTGTCCTGCATTGACTGTCTTTCCCCATATAATCTTGTCAGCAGCCAGCTTTATATCTGCCGTTTCATCAACAATTGCCGGACTTTTGCCTCCTAATTCTAACGTTACAGGAACGAGGTTTTCTGCGGCTGCCTTCATAACAAGCTTCCCAACAGCTGGACTTCCCGTAAAAAATATATAATCGAATTTCCCTTGAAGGAGTGCCTTGTTCGTTTCTACTCCTCCTTCGACTATACACACAAAACTTGGATCAAATGTGGCTGAAATCATTTCTGTTACAGTCTTTGATACAGCAGGTACTAGTTCGGACGGTTTTAAGACAGCACAGTTTCCTGCTGCGATTGCGCCAATGAGCGGTTCAATCAGAAGCTGAAACGGATAGTTGAAGGGACCAATAATCAGCACTGTGCCATACGGCTCGTGACGGATATAGCTTTTGGCTGGAAAAAGCGCTATTGGCGAGCTTACTTTTTTTATTTTTGTCCATTTTGATAAGTTTTTTATCGTATAGGTGATGCTTTGCAATACAAAGCCTATTTCTGTTGCATAGGACTCAAATGGATGCTTGCCTAAATCTGATTGCAAAGCATCTATAAGCTTTCCTTCATTATCAAGAATAGCCTGCCGTAATTTTTTAAGCTGGTTTATTCGGAAGCTAACATCTAATGTTTGTTTTGTTTCAAAAAACTCTTTACTCTTTTTTATGATTTCTTTCACTTCATACAATTCAATGTCTTTTTCGTTCATATCAGGTCCCTTTCTGAAATTAGATTATAAAAAAGGAGAATCCTTAACAGATTCTCTATGTTGTCATATGCTGTCATGCAAGATAGCCATTGCTTGTTTTAATTTCCCGATCGGTATTTGTCCAGGAGCAGAGGCTTTTTTGGCGGCGCCAAATGTAAGAGCCGAACCAAAAGCTTCGCCGGCAATACGGCTTATAGCTCCTTGTCCTCCCATTGACATAGCTATGATTGGTCTGTCCGCATATTTCTCTTTCATCGTATTTACTGCATCCAACAGTGTAATCACATCTTGCATGCTTTGCGGCATGAGTGCAATCTTAGGCAGGTCCCCGCCCAATTCCTGTGCCTTTTTCAGCCGGGCAATGATTTCTTCTTTCGCCGGTGTCTGACCAAAATCATGATTGGAAAGGATGACCGCAACTTGGTGGTCATGAGCAAACTTAATAAGCTCCACTACATCTTCTTCTTGCCCAAACAGCTCCACATCTATTAAATCAGCAGCTCCTGAACTTGCTGCCGCTTTATTTATCATACTATAAGCTTCCCGCTCAATCTCTCTTTCGCCGCCTTCCTTCTTGCTTCGGAAGGTAAAAACAAGAGGCGTATCACCGATCCAATTTCTAATATATGTGAGCGTACGAAGTACTTCGTTTACATCGTCTCCATTTTCAAAAAAGTCAACGCGCCATTCAATTACATCGACTCCTTCGCTCATCAAAAATTCTGCTTCTTCCTTAAGCTGGCTTGCTGTTTCACCAATTAATGAAACACAGATTTTGGGTATGCCTTCACCGATTGTAACAGCTCTAATTTTTAACGGTCTAACCATTTATGCACCTCTATTGTTATTGTTGATCTTCGTTTTAATTACCTTGGTTCATATAAATCCCAAGCATATTTTAAAGAATCAACAATATAATCTGCAATTTCTTCCATATCCTTGCTGTCTGTATCTACCTTCGAATGGTGGTCAGCATAAATTTGTTTCCTGCTGTTGAACAGCTCCTCCATATCATCAAGCGATTTATCCTTAAGGACAGGTCTGCTGTCAATGATAAGATTAATTCGATCCTTCCAAGAATCCCAAGATAGGTCTAGATGGATAACAATACAGTTGTCTAAGCAAGCCTGCTTAATTTCTTCCTGCAAGAAGGAACCGCCGCCAAGTGAAAGAACAAGGAGCTTTTTTTTGCTCAGCTCTGTCACCACTTGCTTTTCTTTTTCTCTGAATGCTTTTTCTCCAACCTGTTCGAAGATTTTTGAAACAGGCATGCCATACTCTTCTTCAATAACATGATCTACATCCAAAAAGTCGCGATACAGCTTTTTGGCAACTATCTTCCCTATACTTGTTTTGCCAACGCCCATAAAGCCAATGAAAACTACACTTTTTTCCCTTAATGGTACCCGATTGTTTTCCAAGATGATGCCTCCTACTATTTTCGTGACAGCAAAATATTTTTTACGTCGTATTCTACTACTCATTATAAAATAATTATAGGGCTAATCCTAGTTTATTCTTCTGAATATTCTATTGTCTGCATGCATACATATGATTGATTGGATGATGATGAAAAGAACTGCCTCTTTCTCAATCGTTGTAAAATTTTCTCCTTTATCATTCAATTCCCTGTAATAGCTGTTCTATTTTCTCTGCTGTGTAACCCCTTCCTTTCTTATCATTACAAGAATCTTTCATTTTAGCATTCTATCATTCAAAAAAAGTTATTTATAATAATTATAAAATAGTATTGATTTTTTAATTATAGATGATATTATTATGTACATAAGATAAAGAACCAACAAATTACGAGGTGATTATATGTCAAACAATAAACTAACTACTAGCTGGGGTGCACCAGTAGGAGACAACCAAAACTCTATGACTGCTGGCGACCGCGGACCAACATTAATCCAAGATGTTCATTTGCTTGAGAAATTAGCTCATTTTAACAGAGAACGTGTACCTGAGCGTGTTGTTCACGCAAAAGGAGCTGGCGCACACGGCTACTTCGAAGTGACAAATGACTTAACAAAATATACAAAAGCTAACTTCCTTAATGAAGTAGGTAAAAGAACTCCAATGTTCATTCGCTTCTCTACAGTTGCAGGTGAGCTAGGTTCTGCTGATACAGTTCGTGACCCACGCGGTTTCGCTGTTAAGTTTTATACAGAAGAAGGTAACTATGATATCGTTGGTAACAATACGCCTGTATTCTTTATCCGTGATGCAATCAAGTTCCCTGACTTTATTCATACACAAAAAAGAGATCCAAAAACACATTTGAAAAACCCTACTGCAGTTTGGGATTTCTGGTCTCATTCACCAGAATCACTGCACCAAGTTTCAATCTTGATGTCTGACCGCGGTATCCCTGCAACACTTCGCCATATGCATGGTTTCGGAAGCCATACCTTTAAATGGGTAAACAAAGAAGGCGAAGCTGTTTGGGTGAAATATCACTTCAAGACAGAGCAAGGTGTGAAAAATCTTGATGTTGCAACTGCAGCAAAATTAGCTGGTGAAAACCCAGATTATCATACAGAAGATTTATTCAATGCTATTGAAGCTGGCGACTTCCCTGCTTGGACATTATATGTACAAATCATGCCTGTTGAAGATGCTAACACATACCGCTTCGATCCATTTGATGTAACAAAAGTATGGTCTCAAAAAGACTATCCATTAATTGAAGTTGGTCGCATGGTGCTTAACCGCAACCCAGAAAACTATTTTGCTGAGGTTGAGCAAGCAACATTCTCACCTGGAACATTCGTACCAGGAGTTGAAGCATCACCAGATAAAATGCTTCAAGGCCGTCTGTTTGCATATGCTGATGCACACCGCTACCGTGTTGGTGTTAACCACAATGCACTTCCAATCAACCGTCCGCAAAGCCCTGTGAATAACTATCAACGTGATGGTCAAATGCGCTTTGACGGCAATGGCGGAGGCTCTGTATATTATGAGCCAAACAGCTTCAGCGGTCCTAAAGAATCTGCCGAGGACAAAACATCTTCATTCGCAGTTTCTGGAGTAGCTGACAGTGTTGCATATGATCACAATGACCATTACACACAAGCTGGCGATTTATACCGCTTATTATCAGAAGAAGAGCGTGCTAGATTGGTAGAAAACATTGTTGGTGCAATGAAACCAGTAGAATTAGAAGAAATCAAACTTCGTCAAATCGGACACTTCTACAAAGCAGATCCAGAATACGGAACACGCATTGCAGAAGGACTTGGCTTAGCTGTTCCTGAAGCAGTAAAATAATTAATTTCTCTCATATAAGCCCTTAACATTTATTTGTTAAGGGCTTTTTGCATTTTTTCTAAGTCAACTTAATACATATTCATTGAAAAAATCTGGTACAAGCTATACTCTTTAAATATGTAAGGGCTTTTAACATGGCCAATTTAAACCTTTAGAGGAGCTGATAAGATTGTCATTAACACTTAGCAGTACAAAAAAACTTAGCAATGGTGTAGAAATCCCTTATTTAGGCTTAGGAGTCTTTCTTGTGAAAGATCCTGCAGAATGTGAAAATGCAGTGAAAGCTGCGATTAAAAACGGCTACCGTTCCATTGATACGGCAACCCGGTATGAAAACGAAAGCTTCGTTGGCAATGCACTACAAGCAGTTGATGTGCCGAGGGAGGAATTATTCATTACAACAAAGGTATGGCTGAGCGACTTTGGCTATGAAGAAACGAAACAAGCACTGCGCCGATCATTGCAAGAAATGCAGCTTGAATATCTTGATCTTTATCTTATTCACTGGGCTGCTCCAAACTATGCCGAAACATGGCGGGCAATGGAGGATTTGTACGAGGAAGGACTTGTGAAGGCCATCGGTGTGTGTAACTTCCAAATTCACCATCTTGAAAAGCTTGCAGAAACGGCAAGAATTACACCGATGCTGAATCAGATTGAAACACATCCTTTATTCCAGCAAAAAGAATTACGCGAATATATGGAAAAGCATGGGATTGCACATGAAGCATGGGCACCGTTAGCTCAAGGCAGAGATGGACTTTTTGAAAATCCGACATTGCAAGGTATCGGAGATAAATACGGAAAATCAACAGCGCAAGTTATGCTAAGATGGCATCTTCAAAGAGATACAATCATCATTCCGAAGTCTGTTCATGAGCATCGCATTATTGAAAATGCCAATCTGTTCGACTTTACTTTAACTGATGAAGATATGAAAGCGATTGAGCAGCTTGATACTGGTTCACGTGTTTTCGGTGATCCTGATGATATTGAAAGATTAACTGCCTTACAGCAGCAATAAAAATAAAGAATGCAATGGCTAAAAAGCCGCTGCATTCTTTTTTTGCTATTCTACTGATTTTTTGTTAGTAGATGCCCACTGGTTATCAGTAGCTGTTTTTTCTTCTCTTTTACTTGTAACTTCTGCATTAGCTGCAGCCCATTGATTATTTGTTTTTGTCTTTTTTTCCTTCGCCATGATTTTGCCTCCCATGCTAATGATATAGTGATGCATAATTAGTATGAGATAAAAAAGAGCAGATTATGAACAATCACAAGCAATTTCGCAACAAACACAAACTACCATGTTCATCGCATATGTCTCCTAGATAAAGTTGCTGTTCTGTAAAGCAACTGGTGTCAGCATTTCAATTTCTTTTCCATGCACTTATTTAACTAAAGTTTACTTGACCCTATTATGTGTCAAATTGAAAATTATGATATATTGTTTGTATGAAAAATATTTCTCAAATCAGCAGAATTTCCTTAAGAGATCAAGTATACCAACAGTTAAAGCAGGCCGTAATTCATCTCGAACTCGCCCCTGGCGAAAAGATCAGCGACAAGCTTCTTGCTGAACAATTCGGCGTCAGCAGGACACCAGTAAGAGAAGCGTTGAAAAGATTGGAGGATGAGGGACTAGTCATATCTTCTCCTGGTTCAGAAACAAAGGTTAGCTTGATTGACATTGAACAGGCTAAACATGCCTTTACAGTCGTTGCAGCCTTAAATGCTTTAGCTGCAAAACTCGCTCTGCCTTATTTAACGGAAGCACACTGCAAGGAACTAATCACCTTAAATGAAGATTTTGAAAAAGCAATAATGAAAGAAGATAAATATGAAGCAATTAAAAAAGACGATCAATTTCACTCTGTGCTATTGCATGCATCCAATAATCCAGAGATTGAAATGGCGCTTGAGCGCCTTCTTCCGAAAATTAGAAGACTTGAGTTGCTTAAATTTAATAAGGTGGACGGTCTTTCATCCATCCGCCAACATAACGAAATAATTGCCTGCCTCGAAAACGGAAACCACCAGGAGCTTTCAAAGCTTGTGGAAGAAAACTGGCTGAGTCTGGCATCCTACTTAACAAAAGTATAAAAAGACCAGATGATTGAAATACCTCAATCACGCTGGTCTTTTCGTTTACCCCTCATAAGCTAGTATAGTGGAGA
This DNA window, taken from Niallia sp. Man26, encodes the following:
- a CDS encoding aldehyde dehydrogenase encodes the protein MNEKDIELYEVKEIIKKSKEFFETKQTLDVSFRINQLKKLRQAILDNEGKLIDALQSDLGKHPFESYATEIGFVLQSITYTIKNLSKWTKIKKVSSPIALFPAKSYIRHEPYGTVLIIGPFNYPFQLLIEPLIGAIAAGNCAVLKPSELVPAVSKTVTEMISATFDPSFVCIVEGGVETNKALLQGKFDYIFFTGSPAVGKLVMKAAAENLVPVTLELGGKSPAIVDETADIKLAADKIIWGKTVNAGQTCVAPDYVLAHERIKDELIEEMKKTITRFYGESVERSEHFGRIVNMRHFARLQQIMKAEEGSIVHGGGGKEDERFLEPTIISADWDSPSMQDEIFGPILPIIGYSEKRAAVKKVTSMPKALAMYIFTQNKMEEEYWLNTVPSGGVSINDTLTHLANPNLPFGGVGTSGIGSYHGIYSFEAFSHKRSVLKRGKSLKMTDLFPPYTDQQLKLVRRFLK
- a CDS encoding aldo/keto reductase — translated: MSLTLSSTKKLSNGVEIPYLGLGVFLVKDPAECENAVKAAIKNGYRSIDTATRYENESFVGNALQAVDVPREELFITTKVWLSDFGYEETKQALRRSLQEMQLEYLDLYLIHWAAPNYAETWRAMEDLYEEGLVKAIGVCNFQIHHLEKLAETARITPMLNQIETHPLFQQKELREYMEKHGIAHEAWAPLAQGRDGLFENPTLQGIGDKYGKSTAQVMLRWHLQRDTIIIPKSVHEHRIIENANLFDFTLTDEDMKAIEQLDTGSRVFGDPDDIERLTALQQQ
- the katA gene encoding catalase KatA, translated to MSNNKLTTSWGAPVGDNQNSMTAGDRGPTLIQDVHLLEKLAHFNRERVPERVVHAKGAGAHGYFEVTNDLTKYTKANFLNEVGKRTPMFIRFSTVAGELGSADTVRDPRGFAVKFYTEEGNYDIVGNNTPVFFIRDAIKFPDFIHTQKRDPKTHLKNPTAVWDFWSHSPESLHQVSILMSDRGIPATLRHMHGFGSHTFKWVNKEGEAVWVKYHFKTEQGVKNLDVATAAKLAGENPDYHTEDLFNAIEAGDFPAWTLYVQIMPVEDANTYRFDPFDVTKVWSQKDYPLIEVGRMVLNRNPENYFAEVEQATFSPGTFVPGVEASPDKMLQGRLFAYADAHRYRVGVNHNALPINRPQSPVNNYQRDGQMRFDGNGGGSVYYEPNSFSGPKESAEDKTSSFAVSGVADSVAYDHNDHYTQAGDLYRLLSEEERARLVENIVGAMKPVELEEIKLRQIGHFYKADPEYGTRIAEGLGLAVPEAVK
- a CDS encoding nitric oxide synthase oxygenase, with protein sequence MEIDLFEEASAFIQLCYSEWEQNDRIEGRLAEIKSQILSQGYYEHTYEELAYGAMLAWRNSNRCIGRLFWKNLHVIDRRSVRSEEEMINSLFEHMEYATNGGKIRPTITVFPQEKAGESFHILNHQLLRYAGYNTKYGIVGDPDSISFTEYCETLGWKGQGTNFDILPLVVQINQNKPKLVEIPAELVLQVPICHPEYSWFADLELQWYAVPIISSMRLEIGGISYTAAPFNGWYMGTEIGARNLADENRYNMLPAIGEAMGLQTKKSASLWKDKALVELNIAVLESFRQLGVTIVDHHTAAQQFKIFEGKEVEAGRDITGNWAWLIPPLSPAATHIFHKRYNNEIKKPNFFNRRKN
- a CDS encoding shikimate kinase produces the protein MGVGKTSIGKIVAKKLYRDFLDVDHVIEEEYGMPVSKIFEQVGEKAFREKEKQVVTELSKKKLLVLSLGGGSFLQEEIKQACLDNCIVIHLDLSWDSWKDRINLIIDSRPVLKDKSLDDMEELFNSRKQIYADHHSKVDTDSKDMEEIADYIVDSLKYAWDLYEPR
- a CDS encoding GntR family transcriptional regulator, encoding MKNISQISRISLRDQVYQQLKQAVIHLELAPGEKISDKLLAEQFGVSRTPVREALKRLEDEGLVISSPGSETKVSLIDIEQAKHAFTVVAALNALAAKLALPYLTEAHCKELITLNEDFEKAIMKEDKYEAIKKDDQFHSVLLHASNNPEIEMALERLLPKIRRLELLKFNKVDGLSSIRQHNEIIACLENGNHQELSKLVEENWLSLASYLTKV
- the aroD gene encoding type I 3-dehydroquinate dehydratase; its protein translation is MVRPLKIRAVTIGEGIPKICVSLIGETASQLKEEAEFLMSEGVDVIEWRVDFFENGDDVNEVLRTLTYIRNWIGDTPLVFTFRSKKEGGEREIEREAYSMINKAAASSGAADLIDVELFGQEEDVVELIKFAHDHQVAVILSNHDFGQTPAKEEIIARLKKAQELGGDLPKIALMPQSMQDVITLLDAVNTMKEKYADRPIIAMSMGGQGAISRIAGEAFGSALTFGAAKKASAPGQIPIGKLKQAMAILHDSI